A segment of the uncultured Desulfobulbus sp. genome:
ACGCAGCCGTGACCAGGCGAGCATGCACAAAGCTGAATGCACTGAAGGCTGGGCAATGCCGACTAAAGCGTAATCTCAATCGCCTGCCAGTGGAGATCAGTCGCCCTGCCAGATACATCAATTCCTGGATTACGGTTCGCAGTCTTCTTCGTTTGGCTGAATGCCTCACCGGTCCGAAAGGTGCGATTAGGCCTGCCTGTCCGATAAACCGAAGGATGTTGTAGGCAAAAGCCCCTAACGTCATTACCAGGGCGTTGGTGGAAAACTTGCCGCTCGGGAGCCGTTCGAGATCCAAATTGGTCTTGAACTCGCTATGGAATTGTTCCGAGGTTGCATGCTGGCGATAGAGTTCAATCACATCTTCTGCTGCTACCGCAAGGTCGGTCCACCAGCCTTCAAGGGTAATATCGGGGGTGAGAAGAAACTGACCCGTTTCATCGATGGTCCGTTCGGTTACACGAACGATGCGCTTTAAGGTATAGGCGGTGCCTTTGACTGCTTTCTGCTCCTCCACGATAATGGTGCAAACACGTTTCCCTGTTCTGGGCGTCTTCACTTCGCCCTGGGCAAATACCTTGTCGCGCCAGGCTATGGGGTCGTTCTGCCTGGGGTTCCACTTGACGATGTAATGTGTATTTTCGGCGTCTTCCAAGGCGACCATGGTATCGAGGGCATCGTTGCCTGAATCTGCACGCACGAGCAGAGGCTGCTTGGTTAGCTCTCTTGCGTTGGTAATCACACGCTTGATGAAATCAACAAATCCATTTTGGCTATGCTGGCTTCCAGGTCGCAGTTCCAGTTCGAGACA
Coding sequences within it:
- a CDS encoding IS1380 family transposase, whose product is MKRFILEQSNEEFYTSHTGLALVGACINRHSDLGRHAGRLAKGSDRIAEIDVLRSYLGLLCLGKSDYQAIASMREDDYFKHALGIVRIPSVERLRQRLDESGTRLIPTINRCSRTMLKRLEAPIFGYRSGFIPLDVDVFPQDNSKTKKEGVSRTYKNYDGYAPVAAYLGKEGWCLELELRPGSQHSQNGFVDFIKRVITNARELTKQPLLVRADSGNDALDTMVALEDAENTHYIVKWNPRQNDPIAWRDKVFAQGEVKTPRTGKRVCTIIVEEQKAVKGTAYTLKRIVRVTERTIDETGQFLLTPDITLEGWWTDLAVAAEDVIELYRQHATSEQFHSEFKTNLDLERLPSGKFSTNALVMTLGAFAYNILRFIGQAGLIAPFGPVRHSAKRRRLRTVIQELMYLAGRLISTGRRLRLRFSRHCPAFSAFSFVHARLVTAA